One Thiocapsa sp. genomic window carries:
- a CDS encoding type I restriction-modification enzyme R subunit C-terminal domain-containing protein encodes MDGFRSIWVEQRDRAGLIQHLRDGQADPERLRELEQCHDLDLFDLLAHHGFAASPLTRRERADGYLIESAPWLDSLDPDAAQVLRGFGQQFAIGGTEALESPSLWDVPEIQRAGGFYVLSRLDRPPAEVMREAKGRLFSV; translated from the coding sequence CTGGATGGATTCCGCTCGATCTGGGTCGAGCAACGCGACCGTGCCGGTCTGATCCAGCACCTGCGCGACGGCCAGGCCGATCCGGAGCGCCTGCGCGAGCTGGAGCAATGCCACGACCTGGACCTCTTCGATCTGCTCGCCCATCACGGCTTCGCCGCCTCGCCCCTCACGCGACGCGAGCGCGCCGACGGCTATCTGATCGAATCCGCACCCTGGCTGGACAGCCTCGATCCGGACGCGGCCCAAGTCCTGCGAGGGTTCGGACAGCAGTTCGCCATCGGCGGCACCGAGGCGTTGGAGAGTCCCAGCCTTTGGGATGTACCCGAGATCCAGCGTGCCGGCGGGTTCTACGTCCTGAGTCGGCTCGACCGACCGCCGGCGGAGGTGATGCGCGAGGCGAAGGGGAGGTTGTTTTCGGTATGA
- a CDS encoding efflux RND transporter permease subunit produces MKFTDIFVHRPVLATVVSLLIFILGIRAFLDLEIRQYPATQNTVVTITTAYPGASSDLVQGFITTPLQQAVAEANGIEYLVGTSTAGISVIEANMRLNYDPNAAVAEIQAKVASRLNVLPEAAQNPVIDSTTGDSTALMYLAFYSEEMTLPQITDYLIRVVQPQLQALQGIAKAEIFGDQTFAMRIWLDPARMASLGVGGDEVARVLAENNYLAGIGRLRGDQVQIDVSATTDVSRVEDFQRLVVRTQNDTLIRLDDIAEVEMGAKTYDSATLYKGIPAIFIGIEPAPGSNPLDVAARVRNLMPELETQFPEGLKAFVPYDASEFIEESITEVFKTLAEAVLIVLLVIFLSLGSFRAALVPSVAVPLSIVGAGFLMLLLGFSINLLTLLAMVLAIGLVVDDAIIVVENVHRHIEMGKSGTQAAIDGARELAMPIIAMTTTLVAVYAPIGFMGGLVGSLFTEFAFTLAGAVVVSGVVALTLSPMLAGRVLRAGSEQGRFEQGVEHAFARLAEGYRRLLHRWLTYPGVTLLVAVVILGAIYGMYSMTKKELAPTEDQSILFFMGTTPQTATVDLNLRYIDEMLPIFESFPEYEESFIIAGMGGDQSMTFGGFKMSPPSERERGQMEIQPPLQGMLGEITGMETVVFPRPSLPTPGNGIPIEFVVLSDRPVAELDGLADQLLGKAMASGKFMFLSKDIKYERPRTVLEIDRDLAGDLGISMADLGRSLSVMLNEDYVNWFSLEGRSYQVIPQVAQRFRNDIGELQDFYVRNAAGDLIPLSALVEIRNEVEPSKRVQFQQLNAITLSGVMTPGVPLGAALAYLEQEASELFPRGVRWDYKGESRQFKTEGAALEVTFFLSLLIIYLVLAAQFESWRDPFVILMSVPLTIAGALAFLFLGFASVNIYTQVGLITLIGLIAKNGILIVEFSNQLREREGLSKREAVEQASAIRLRPILMTTVAMLVAMIPLLTATGPGAVSRFDIGLVIVTGLGIGTLFTLFVVPAFYMLLSPDRHRAIGVVRPEIDTA; encoded by the coding sequence ATGAAATTCACCGACATCTTCGTCCACCGCCCGGTCCTGGCTACCGTCGTCAGCCTCTTGATCTTCATCCTCGGCATTCGCGCCTTCCTCGACCTGGAGATCCGTCAATACCCGGCAACCCAAAACACCGTCGTCACCATCACCACGGCCTACCCCGGTGCCAGCAGCGACCTGGTCCAGGGCTTCATCACCACCCCGCTGCAGCAGGCGGTGGCCGAAGCCAACGGGATCGAGTATCTGGTCGGCACCAGCACCGCCGGGATCTCGGTCATCGAGGCGAACATGCGCCTCAACTACGACCCCAACGCGGCCGTCGCCGAGATCCAGGCGAAGGTCGCCAGCCGTCTGAACGTCCTGCCCGAGGCCGCGCAGAACCCGGTCATCGATTCCACGACCGGCGACTCGACCGCACTCATGTATCTCGCCTTCTACAGCGAGGAGATGACGCTGCCGCAGATCACGGACTACCTGATCCGGGTCGTGCAGCCCCAGCTCCAGGCGCTGCAAGGCATTGCCAAGGCCGAGATCTTCGGCGACCAGACCTTTGCGATGCGGATCTGGCTCGACCCCGCGCGCATGGCCTCGCTGGGTGTCGGCGGCGACGAGGTCGCCCGTGTGCTCGCCGAGAACAACTATCTCGCCGGCATCGGGCGGTTGCGCGGGGATCAGGTCCAGATCGATGTGTCGGCGACCACCGACGTCAGTCGCGTCGAGGACTTCCAACGCCTGGTCGTGCGCACCCAGAACGACACCCTGATCCGTCTCGACGACATCGCCGAGGTCGAGATGGGTGCCAAAACCTATGACTCGGCCACGCTCTACAAGGGCATCCCGGCCATCTTTATCGGCATCGAGCCCGCGCCCGGCTCCAATCCGCTCGACGTCGCCGCACGGGTGCGCAACCTGATGCCCGAGCTCGAGACCCAATTCCCGGAAGGGCTGAAGGCGTTCGTGCCCTACGACGCCAGCGAGTTCATCGAAGAATCCATCACGGAGGTCTTCAAGACGCTCGCCGAGGCGGTGCTGATCGTGCTGCTCGTCATCTTTCTGTCGCTCGGCTCGTTCCGTGCCGCCCTGGTCCCCTCGGTCGCCGTGCCGCTCTCGATCGTCGGCGCCGGCTTCCTCATGCTGCTCTTGGGTTTCTCGATCAACCTCTTGACATTGCTGGCGATGGTTCTGGCCATCGGGCTGGTCGTCGACGACGCCATCATCGTGGTCGAGAACGTGCACCGACACATCGAGATGGGCAAGAGCGGAACGCAGGCGGCGATCGACGGCGCGCGCGAGCTGGCCATGCCCATCATCGCCATGACCACGACGCTGGTCGCCGTCTACGCGCCCATCGGCTTCATGGGCGGGCTGGTCGGCTCCCTCTTCACCGAGTTCGCCTTCACACTCGCCGGCGCCGTGGTGGTCTCCGGCGTGGTGGCCCTCACACTCTCGCCGATGCTCGCCGGACGCGTCCTGCGCGCCGGCAGCGAGCAAGGCCGTTTCGAGCAAGGCGTGGAGCATGCGTTTGCCCGTCTTGCAGAGGGTTATCGGCGCCTGCTGCACCGCTGGCTTACGTATCCGGGCGTCACGCTCCTGGTCGCCGTCGTCATCCTGGGCGCCATCTACGGCATGTACAGCATGACCAAAAAGGAGTTGGCCCCGACCGAGGACCAGAGCATCCTCTTCTTCATGGGCACCACGCCCCAGACCGCGACCGTCGATCTGAACCTGCGCTACATCGACGAGATGCTGCCCATCTTCGAGTCCTTTCCCGAGTACGAGGAGAGCTTCATCATCGCCGGCATGGGCGGCGACCAGAGCATGACCTTCGGCGGCTTCAAGATGTCGCCGCCCTCGGAGCGCGAGCGTGGTCAGATGGAGATCCAACCGCCGCTCCAGGGCATGCTCGGCGAGATCACCGGGATGGAGACGGTCGTCTTCCCGCGGCCGAGCCTGCCGACGCCCGGCAACGGCATTCCGATCGAGTTCGTCGTGCTCTCGGATCGACCCGTCGCCGAGCTCGACGGACTCGCCGACCAGTTGCTCGGCAAGGCCATGGCCAGCGGCAAATTCATGTTTCTGAGCAAGGACATCAAGTACGAGCGGCCGCGCACTGTTTTGGAGATCGATCGCGATCTCGCGGGCGATCTGGGGATCAGCATGGCCGATCTCGGCCGCAGCCTCTCGGTGATGCTGAACGAAGACTATGTGAACTGGTTCAGCCTGGAAGGCCGCAGTTATCAGGTGATTCCTCAGGTCGCACAGCGTTTCCGCAACGATATCGGCGAGTTGCAGGACTTTTATGTCCGCAACGCCGCGGGCGACCTGATCCCGCTGTCGGCGCTGGTCGAGATCCGCAACGAGGTCGAGCCCTCCAAACGCGTCCAGTTCCAGCAGCTCAACGCCATCACGCTCTCGGGCGTCATGACGCCCGGCGTGCCCTTGGGCGCCGCCCTCGCCTATCTGGAGCAAGAGGCGTCCGAGCTCTTCCCGCGCGGCGTGCGCTGGGACTACAAGGGCGAGTCGCGCCAGTTCAAGACCGAAGGTGCCGCACTCGAGGTCACCTTCTTCCTCTCGCTGCTGATCATCTATCTGGTGCTGGCCGCCCAGTTCGAGAGCTGGCGTGACCCCTTCGTCATCCTCATGTCGGTCCCGCTCACCATCGCCGGCGCCCTCGCCTTCCTCTTTCTCGGGTTCGCCAGTGTCAACATCTACACCCAGGTCGGGCTCATCACGCTCATCGGTCTGATCGCCAAGAACGGCATCCTGATCGTGGAGTTCTCCAACCAGTTGCGCGAGCGCGAGGGACTCTCCAAACGCGAGGCCGTCGAGCAAGCCTCGGCGATCCGGCTTCGCCCGATCCTGATGACCACGGTCGCCATGCTGGTCGCCATGATCCCGCTCCTCACCGCGACCGGTCCGGGCGCGGTCAGCCGCTTCGACATCGGGTTGGTGATCGTCACGGGGCTGGGCATCGGCACGCTCTTCACGCTCTTCGTGGTACCGGCCTTCTACATGCTGCTCTCACCGGATCGGCATCGAGCCATCGGCGTCGTCCGTCCCGAGATTGATACGGCTTAA
- a CDS encoding efflux RND transporter periplasmic adaptor subunit has protein sequence MFVRILLVLMVLAAVIGALGYAKYSQIQSESAMFSQPMPAPTVTAVTVETTAWEPTLEAVGTLQAIQGVEVNNEVAGQVTAIAFESGAMVKKGDILVQLADEVDRADLEGLQAAERLAQIKVDRNRSLLKDRAVAQGDFDELSAQLDQARAQVKAKQATIEKKTIRAPFDGQLGIRRIDLGQFLAEGSSIVPLQTLDPVYVDYALPERHLGLLQVGQPVQVRVSAHPDRIFDGVIQVISPGIDQGTRNVRVRAGLSNPDLALRPGMFARVATLLPREDAVLTIPREAIAFNTYGDAVFVIREEDGKTLVERRQVRTGAVRGNEIAVLEGLAEGDRVVLSGQVKLNNAQEVRIVDAGDAAPAADTSEPTPAPEPEPQSERVPEDPAT, from the coding sequence ATGTTCGTCCGAATCCTGCTTGTGTTGATGGTGCTGGCCGCAGTGATCGGCGCCCTCGGCTACGCGAAATACAGTCAGATCCAGTCCGAGAGCGCCATGTTCTCGCAACCCATGCCGGCACCGACGGTGACCGCCGTGACGGTCGAGACGACGGCTTGGGAGCCGACCCTGGAGGCGGTCGGCACCCTGCAGGCGATCCAGGGCGTGGAGGTGAACAACGAGGTCGCCGGACAGGTGACGGCGATCGCGTTCGAATCGGGCGCGATGGTCAAGAAAGGCGACATCCTGGTCCAGCTGGCCGATGAGGTCGATCGCGCCGACCTGGAGGGATTGCAGGCCGCGGAGCGCCTCGCGCAGATCAAGGTCGACCGCAACCGCTCGCTGCTCAAGGACCGTGCTGTCGCTCAAGGCGACTTCGACGAACTCAGCGCGCAGCTCGATCAGGCCCGCGCACAGGTCAAGGCCAAACAGGCGACGATCGAGAAGAAGACGATCCGCGCGCCCTTCGACGGACAACTGGGCATCCGTCGGATCGACCTCGGGCAGTTCCTTGCCGAAGGCTCCTCGATCGTCCCGCTTCAGACCCTGGATCCGGTTTATGTCGACTACGCCCTGCCCGAACGCCACCTGGGACTTCTGCAGGTCGGACAACCGGTGCAGGTGCGCGTCTCCGCGCACCCGGACCGGATCTTCGACGGGGTCATCCAGGTCATCAGCCCGGGGATCGACCAAGGCACGCGCAACGTCCGGGTCCGTGCGGGCCTGAGCAATCCGGACCTGGCGCTCCGCCCCGGCATGTTTGCACGGGTGGCGACACTCTTGCCGCGCGAGGACGCCGTGCTGACCATCCCGCGTGAAGCCATCGCCTTCAATACCTACGGCGACGCGGTCTTCGTCATCCGGGAGGAGGACGGCAAGACGCTCGTCGAGCGCCGCCAAGTGCGCACCGGCGCGGTACGCGGAAACGAGATCGCGGTGCTGGAGGGACTTGCCGAGGGCGACCGTGTCGTCTTGTCCGGCCAAGTCAAACTCAACAACGCTCAAGAGGTCCGGATCGTCGATGCAGGGGACGCGGCGCCCGCGGCCGACACATCCGAGCCCACGCCTGCGCCTGAACCCGAGCCCCAGTCCGAAAGGGTTCCCGAGGACCCGGCGACATGA
- the cysZ gene encoding sulfate transporter CysZ produces the protein MATNPLLGAGYLLQGMRLITRPGLRRFVAVPLAINVLIFSAAIALGVRLFGNVLATLDARLPSWLGWLDWVLWPLFALVLLVVIFNLFALVANLIASPFNGLLAEKVERMLTGRPLDEGATLAGVMSEIVPTLVDEIRKLLYAVVLAIPFLLLLFVPVVGQILWFLYIAWVLAVQYSDYPMGNHGLKFREMRRRLGRQRGMSLGFGASAAMLSMVPLVNFILMPSAVAGATAMWVRELKGATNYQSPTRSRVATRCVLLEIDHLSGRIGGEVLAGPHAGQSLDQVPTDDLVEMLETCYAGDPESAEALEVYLDRERGRKTAEAPHRRHAETPHAPIEQMPSDEARAILGIGPDAGPQEVRSAHRRLIQRLHPDRGGSDYLASKINEAKQVLLD, from the coding sequence ATGGCAACCAACCCTCTCCTAGGTGCCGGATACCTGCTCCAGGGCATGCGGCTGATCACCCGACCCGGGTTGCGGCGGTTCGTCGCTGTCCCGCTCGCGATCAACGTTCTAATCTTCTCTGCGGCCATCGCCCTGGGCGTGCGTCTGTTCGGAAACGTCCTCGCCACCCTCGACGCGCGCCTTCCGAGTTGGCTCGGCTGGCTGGACTGGGTGCTTTGGCCTCTGTTCGCCCTGGTCCTGCTCGTCGTGATCTTCAACCTCTTCGCGCTGGTGGCCAACCTGATCGCGTCGCCCTTCAACGGTCTCTTGGCCGAGAAGGTCGAGAGGATGCTCACCGGGCGCCCGCTCGATGAGGGCGCCACCCTTGCCGGCGTCATGTCCGAGATCGTGCCGACGCTCGTCGACGAGATCCGAAAACTGCTGTATGCCGTTGTTCTTGCGATTCCTTTCTTGCTGTTGTTGTTTGTGCCCGTCGTCGGACAGATCCTCTGGTTTCTGTACATTGCCTGGGTATTGGCCGTTCAGTATTCGGATTATCCGATGGGAAACCACGGGCTGAAGTTTCGCGAGATGCGCCGACGTCTCGGTCGGCAACGCGGGATGAGCCTTGGTTTCGGCGCTTCTGCGGCCATGCTGAGCATGGTGCCGCTGGTCAATTTCATCCTCATGCCGAGCGCCGTGGCGGGTGCCACCGCCATGTGGGTCCGCGAGCTGAAGGGCGCGACCAACTATCAGAGCCCAACCCGGTCTCGCGTCGCGACGCGCTGCGTCCTGCTCGAAATCGACCATCTTTCGGGCCGGATCGGCGGCGAGGTGCTGGCCGGACCACACGCAGGGCAGTCGCTCGATCAGGTGCCGACGGATGATCTCGTCGAGATGCTCGAGACCTGCTATGCAGGCGACCCCGAGTCGGCCGAGGCGCTCGAGGTCTACCTCGATCGCGAGCGCGGACGCAAGACCGCGGAGGCGCCGCACCGCCGACACGCCGAGACACCGCACGCACCGATCGAGCAGATGCCGTCCGACGAGGCCCGCGCCATCCTCGGTATCGGCCCCGACGCCGGTCCGCAAGAGGTTCGGAGCGCACACCGGCGACTGATCCAGCGTCTGCATCCGGACCGGGGCGGCTCGGACTATCTGGCCTCCAAGATCAACGAGGCGAAACAGGTCCTGTTGGATTAA
- a CDS encoding DUF2333 family protein gives MEKPHLPKSVTEVVKLYDPRTWREKGLWWTAGLFVVTYILVVTILAIFWSRSPATFDVREKAASLAGGDGSDSVGLVIGSYTTAAAIGIAETLLDKPGGYLSNDMTPPGVFLDNIPNWEFGALTELRDLSRAMRNEFSRSQTQSVEDKDLQVAEPQFSYDSESWILPSTESEYRNGVAAMYRYFERLSDDNASDGQFFARSDNLRSYFAVVEKRLGSLAQRLSYAVGQAHLDTSLAGDPSAQQARPPVGERENKTPWMEIDDVFFEARGYTWALLHTLEALSIDFEKVLDDKNALVSLQQIIRELKNTQDPIWSPIILNGTGFGPMGNHSLVMASYISRANAAIIDLRSLLEKG, from the coding sequence ATGGAGAAGCCGCACCTGCCGAAGTCGGTGACCGAAGTCGTCAAGCTGTACGATCCGCGGACCTGGCGCGAGAAGGGACTGTGGTGGACAGCAGGATTGTTCGTCGTCACCTATATCCTGGTGGTCACGATCCTCGCGATCTTCTGGTCGCGCTCTCCGGCGACCTTCGATGTCCGGGAAAAGGCCGCGAGCTTGGCCGGCGGCGACGGGAGCGATTCGGTGGGACTCGTGATCGGCAGCTACACGACCGCCGCCGCGATCGGCATCGCCGAGACCCTTTTGGATAAACCCGGCGGTTATCTGAGCAACGACATGACCCCGCCGGGCGTCTTCCTCGACAATATTCCGAATTGGGAGTTCGGTGCCCTCACCGAGCTGCGGGACCTGTCGCGAGCGATGCGCAACGAGTTTTCCCGATCCCAGACTCAATCGGTCGAGGACAAGGATCTTCAGGTCGCCGAGCCACAGTTCAGCTACGACTCCGAGTCATGGATCCTTCCGTCGACGGAATCCGAATATCGCAACGGCGTTGCCGCCATGTACCGATATTTCGAACGTCTCAGCGACGACAATGCCTCCGACGGGCAGTTTTTTGCGCGATCCGACAATCTGAGATCCTATTTTGCGGTGGTGGAAAAACGCCTGGGCAGCCTGGCTCAACGCCTCTCCTATGCCGTCGGGCAGGCCCATTTGGATACGTCGCTCGCGGGCGACCCAAGCGCGCAGCAGGCACGCCCGCCCGTCGGCGAGCGCGAGAACAAGACGCCGTGGATGGAGATCGACGACGTTTTTTTCGAGGCGCGCGGCTACACCTGGGCCTTGCTGCACACCCTTGAAGCCCTGTCGATCGATTTCGAGAAGGTGCTGGATGACAAGAATGCGCTGGTCTCCCTCCAACAGATCATCCGAGAGCTCAAGAACACCCAGGATCCGATCTGGAGCCCGATAATCCTGAACGGTACCGGATTCGGTCCGATGGGTAATCATTCCCTCGTGATGGCGTCCTATATCTCGCGCGCGAATGCGGCGATCATCGATCTCCGCAGCCTGCTCGAGAAGGGGTGA
- the cysC gene encoding adenylyl-sulfate kinase — translation MNDTNVTWHEHQVSRVDREAMKGHKGCVLWFTGLSGSGKSTIANTLDHRLHQQGIHSAVLDGDNVRHALNAGPGMLLDVHGEEFAQRFGLGFSAIDREENIRRIGAVAHLFAQAGIIALTAFISPYRADRDRVRRAMPEGDFIEVFVDTPIEICETRDPKGLYKKARAGEIKGFTGIDDPYEEPTAPELQLHAGGNPPEVLADEVIAYLRSSGIILPRS, via the coding sequence ATGAACGACACCAATGTGACCTGGCATGAGCATCAGGTCTCGCGCGTAGATCGCGAAGCAATGAAGGGTCACAAGGGCTGCGTGCTCTGGTTCACCGGGCTCAGCGGCTCGGGAAAGAGCACGATCGCCAATACGCTGGACCATCGGCTCCACCAGCAGGGCATCCACAGTGCGGTACTGGACGGCGATAATGTCCGCCATGCCCTCAACGCCGGCCCCGGGATGCTCCTTGATGTTCATGGCGAGGAGTTCGCACAGCGTTTCGGCCTCGGATTCTCCGCGATCGATCGTGAAGAGAACATTCGACGGATCGGTGCGGTCGCACACCTCTTTGCGCAAGCCGGCATCATCGCCCTGACCGCCTTCATCAGTCCCTATCGCGCGGACCGTGACCGGGTCCGTCGCGCCATGCCGGAAGGCGACTTCATCGAGGTCTTCGTCGATACCCCGATCGAGATCTGCGAGACCCGCGACCCCAAGGGGCTCTACAAGAAGGCACGGGCCGGCGAGATCAAGGGATTTACCGGGATCGACGATCCGTATGAAGAACCGACCGCACCGGAGTTGCAGCTGCATGCCGGCGGGAACCCGCCGGAAGTCTTGGCCGACGAGGTGATCGCCTACCTTCGCTCGAGCGGGATCATCCTCCCGAGATCCTAA
- a CDS encoding ABC transporter ATP-binding protein, which translates to MPTQLEVRDVSVAYGGTTIVRDVSFVLEQGIIGCLLGPSGCGKTTLLRAIAGFEPVSRGEVLLRGRRVSVPGRTLAPEQRRVGMVFQDFALFPHLTVARNVAFGLRGLKRDEREYRVAELLDLVDLRQAASLYPHELSGGMQQRVALARAMAPRPEILLLDEPFSSMDAELREQLAREVRDLLRREGVTAILVTHDQLEAFAMADQIGVIANGSIRQWGTGFGLYHEPADRFVADFIGQGVLLPAVVVDETRVKTELGRVAGSKPHGLAPGTAAEVLIRPDDMLYDETSPRRAVVVERAFRGAEYLYQLRLESGTEVLCLVPSHHQHAVGDDIGIRLEADHLVVFPCASAEPDAPEDAAIGSALPARS; encoded by the coding sequence ATGCCGACACAGCTTGAGGTCAGAGACGTCAGCGTCGCCTATGGCGGCACCACGATCGTGCGCGATGTGTCCTTCGTGCTCGAGCAAGGCATCATCGGATGTCTGCTCGGGCCGAGCGGCTGCGGCAAGACGACCCTGCTGCGTGCCATCGCCGGGTTCGAGCCGGTCAGTCGCGGCGAGGTCTTGTTGCGCGGACGGCGCGTCTCGGTGCCCGGCCGCACCCTTGCGCCGGAGCAACGTCGGGTCGGCATGGTCTTTCAGGACTTCGCCCTGTTCCCGCACCTCACGGTCGCACGCAACGTGGCGTTCGGGCTGCGCGGACTCAAACGCGACGAGCGCGAGTATCGCGTCGCCGAGCTTCTCGATCTGGTGGACCTGCGCCAAGCGGCATCCCTGTATCCGCACGAGCTCTCCGGAGGGATGCAGCAGCGGGTCGCCCTCGCCCGCGCCATGGCACCGCGCCCCGAGATCCTCTTGCTCGACGAACCCTTTTCCAGCATGGACGCGGAGCTGCGCGAGCAGCTTGCCCGGGAGGTCCGGGATCTACTCAGACGCGAGGGCGTGACGGCGATCCTGGTCACGCATGACCAGCTCGAGGCCTTCGCCATGGCCGATCAGATCGGGGTGATCGCGAACGGGAGCATTCGACAATGGGGAACCGGGTTCGGGCTCTACCATGAGCCGGCGGACCGCTTCGTCGCCGATTTCATCGGGCAAGGCGTGTTGCTCCCGGCCGTCGTGGTGGACGAGACACGCGTGAAGACGGAGCTCGGGCGCGTCGCCGGAAGCAAGCCGCATGGTCTGGCACCGGGAACGGCGGCGGAGGTGCTGATCCGACCCGACGACATGCTCTACGACGAGACCAGCCCGAGACGCGCGGTCGTGGTCGAACGTGCGTTCCGCGGTGCCGAATACCTCTACCAGCTCAGGTTGGAAAGCGGAACGGAGGTGCTTTGCTTGGTCCCGAGCCACCATCAACATGCCGTCGGGGATGACATCGGGATCCGACTCGAAGCGGATCATCTCGTGGTCTTTCCCTGCGCAAGCGCCGAGCCGGATGCGCCGGAAGACGCTGCGATCGGCAGCGCGCTTCCGGCGCGGAGCTAG
- a CDS encoding iron ABC transporter permease: MRTHERRGLWSASIVAIALLTGLPVLVIVGFILVPAGDVWQHLVDTVLADYVLNTLLLMLGVAVGTLIGGVGTAWLTSMCRFPGRGLFEWALILPMAMPAYIIAYTYTGMLDFAGPVQTTLRDWTGWGFGDYWFPEIRSLEGAALMLALVLYPYVYLLSRAAFLSQSLCVLDVSRTLGNGPWRTFFSVALPLARPAIVAGLTLALMETLADYGTVQYFGVQTFTTGIFRTWFGLNNAAAAAQLSAMLLGFVLVLIALERISRSQARYHDTGRRHQSIRRYHLTGWRAVAAAVFCLIPLMLGFLIPAGQLAVWALTIAEGAYDAAFWRLVRNSLELAAIAALIALLLALVLGYGKRLHPTRAVNGAVKIAGLGYAVPGTVIAIGVIIPFAWFDNTLDAWMRQTFDVSTGLLLSGTLAALIFAYLTRFLAVALQTVEAGLGRIRPSMDEAGRAMGYRPGQVLRRIHIPMLRGSLLTAVLLVFVDVLKELPATLILRPFNFNTLAVRAYELASDERLADTAPAALTIVLAGLVPVILLSRSITKSRNADTA, encoded by the coding sequence GTGAGAACGCATGAGCGCCGGGGGTTGTGGTCGGCAAGCATCGTCGCGATCGCACTCTTGACCGGACTGCCGGTGCTGGTGATCGTCGGCTTCATCCTGGTTCCCGCCGGCGATGTCTGGCAGCACCTCGTCGACACGGTCCTCGCCGATTATGTGCTCAACACGCTGCTGTTGATGCTCGGAGTCGCCGTCGGAACCCTGATCGGCGGCGTCGGCACGGCCTGGCTGACCAGCATGTGTCGCTTCCCGGGACGCGGCCTGTTCGAGTGGGCGCTGATCCTGCCCATGGCGATGCCTGCCTACATCATCGCCTACACCTACACCGGCATGCTGGATTTCGCCGGACCGGTTCAGACCACGCTCAGGGACTGGACCGGATGGGGTTTCGGAGACTACTGGTTTCCCGAGATCCGCTCGCTCGAAGGGGCCGCCCTGATGCTGGCGCTGGTCCTCTACCCCTACGTCTATCTGCTCAGTCGAGCCGCTTTTCTGAGTCAGTCGCTGTGCGTGCTCGACGTCAGCCGTACACTCGGCAATGGCCCTTGGCGCACCTTCTTCTCGGTCGCCCTGCCCCTGGCACGCCCGGCCATCGTCGCCGGACTCACACTGGCCCTGATGGAGACCCTGGCCGATTACGGCACGGTTCAGTATTTCGGCGTCCAAACCTTCACGACCGGGATCTTCCGCACCTGGTTCGGCCTGAACAACGCCGCGGCAGCCGCCCAACTCTCGGCGATGCTGCTCGGCTTCGTCCTGGTCCTGATCGCGCTGGAGCGGATCTCGCGCAGCCAGGCCCGTTATCACGACACCGGCCGGCGGCATCAATCGATCCGCCGTTACCACCTGACCGGCTGGCGCGCCGTCGCGGCCGCGGTCTTTTGCCTGATCCCGCTGATGCTCGGGTTCCTGATCCCCGCCGGGCAGCTCGCCGTCTGGGCACTGACGATCGCCGAGGGCGCGTACGATGCAGCCTTTTGGCGCCTGGTGCGCAACAGCCTCGAGCTCGCGGCCATCGCTGCATTGATCGCCTTGCTGCTGGCCCTGGTGTTGGGCTACGGCAAACGTCTGCATCCGACCCGTGCAGTCAACGGAGCCGTCAAGATCGCCGGTCTGGGCTATGCCGTGCCCGGCACCGTCATCGCCATCGGCGTCATCATCCCCTTCGCCTGGTTCGACAACACCCTGGACGCTTGGATGCGCCAAACCTTCGATGTCTCGACCGGTCTGTTGTTGAGCGGGACCCTGGCGGCCCTGATCTTCGCCTACCTGACACGCTTTCTGGCCGTCGCGCTACAGACGGTCGAGGCCGGGCTCGGGCGCATCCGTCCGTCGATGGACGAGGCCGGTCGCGCCATGGGCTATCGGCCGGGGCAGGTGTTGCGGCGTATCCACATCCCGATGCTCAGGGGCAGCCTGCTCACCGCGGTGCTCTTGGTCTTCGTCGACGTGCTCAAAGAGCTCCCGGCGACCCTGATCCTGCGACCCTTTAATTTCAACACACTCGCGGTGCGCGCCTACGAGCTGGCCTCCGACGAGCGCCTGGCGGACACCGCGCCTGCCGCATTGACCATCGTGCTTGCAGGCTTGGTTCCGGTTATCCTGCTGAGCCGTTCCATCACCAAGTCCCGCAATGCCGACACAGCTTGA